A single window of Nicotiana sylvestris chromosome 5, ASM39365v2, whole genome shotgun sequence DNA harbors:
- the LOC138869208 gene encoding uncharacterized protein has product MEKVKIIKDRLKTAQIRQKSYSNVHRRDLEFKEDDWVFLKVSPMKGIIRFGKKGKLSPRYVGPYRIIHRIGEVAYMLELSPEMSLVHPVFHVFMLKKVVGDPSTIVPVETIELNGELLYEEVPVAILDRQVRKLRNKEIASVKLLWQNQQVEEATWEAEEEMKK; this is encoded by the coding sequence atggagaaagtcaagattattaaggataggttgaaaactgctcagattcgccaaaagtcttattcgaaCGTTCatcgcagagatttggagttcaaagaagatgattgggtatttttgaaggtttctcccatgaagggtatcatacggtttggaaagaaaggaaaattaagtCCTAGGTATGTCGGACCATATAGAATAATTCATAGGATCGGTGAGGTGGCATACATGCTCGAACTAtcacccgagatgtcattggtacacccagtcttccatgtgtttatgttgaagaaggtagtgggagatccatcCACTATTGTGCCGGTTGAAACTATTGAGCTTAATGGAGAACTTTtatatgaagaagttccagttgctattcttgataggcaagtccggaaGTTGAGAAACAAAGAAATTGCCTCCGTGAAATTGTTATGGCAAAACCAGCAGGTTgaagaagccacttgggaagccgaggaagaaatgaaaaagtag